tattcaatatttgaatcaatagtaaagttGTTACCGCTtataacaataatatatttttctatataaaaatattttaataaacaatatGTTTTTCCccgtttataaatattatttttgttttgactttatttataaaaatatttgaatcaataataaagttgttgtcgtatacaaaaatattttaaacaataatgtgtttttgtccgtatataaatattattttgtttttttaatacatTAGAAATAATGTATCATACATGTTTTGTCTTACATTGTGataaaaaagtttatttaacAAACTTCTCTCACACACAAACCCACTATTTTCTAACACGCCGCTCAATACTTCCTTATCCATCATATTATCAAATTTCACcattaaaaaacataataaaatactttcttatcctaaaatattataattaaaaaaacttaataaaaaatattatgaataaaaaataatatttaaatatttattgttgtaagaaaagtaatattttaaattaatgacTAATACAACTTATAATATCTTTCattatcacaaaaaaatatattatatgattaatacatagattaattaattaatataaatataatataattttagagCCAATAAACAAGATAATATAGAAATCTAACTTTATgctccaaaatcaaaagaaaagaggAGATCTACGTTTTATATACACCTATAGTAAAAAGAGGAAATCTAACtttattcttcaaaataaaaaaaataaaaaaaagtagaaGTTATAACCAAGAAAGTAGTGATTTGAAAGGAAGAGTGTAAAGTTGGAAAAAGGGATGTGGTTACCAAGACCAAAATCAAAAAGTCACTTTATGAGTTGATCAAAAGTTTAGAAgcaaaacaataataaattagTAGAGAACAAAACAATTGAAATCTAGATGGAGAAGGCATCCACTTGTCAAGCTTAGAAGCAATAAGGACATTAATGTCTTTTCCAAAACaatgaattttcttatatgatagaagTGGGACACATGCACACTTTTGCTATAAAAACACTAGTAAATACCCACACTTGTGCTAGAGTTTCAAACAACGGATCGACAAACTCATTGTGGGTGGCTAAGTCTGTGGTCAAGAAAATGCAAGCATGTGAAGTCTGAATTAGTGATATCATGCAAGACATTAGGCAAAATTTTGCCTAATGTCTTGCATGATATCACTAATTCTGACTTCACATGTTTGCATTTTCTTGACCACAGACTTAGCCACCCACAATGAGTTTGCATATGCAAGCATGATATCActaatccagaacaacatcaacacagatgtgtaaagcaagttaaacataacattataatcggtaaatatacataagattcaagtaactatacaaacaaacccaacacaaagaaatagatagagaatagaagagataaaccaaacatctcgcgagTTGTCAgttccggttgatgagaaatccacctccgatcttccaagtgcatgacccggtgttgttttctaagctaatcctactctaagaatgaaagtGATGGAGTTGGGCAcaaaaactttcccaaaaccatcCCTAAAATGtgtcaaatgaaagaatataaaagcAAAATCTGCTATGGCTGCTAAGCGGACTAACTGGTTTCGCTAAGTGGACCACACTTATTCCCCAAAATATCTATAACAGTACACATAAGCTCGCTAAGCGGGGCTACCTCCGCTAAGCGGACATAAAAATCTGGTTCTCCTCTGGAAAGCATGCTGGACGGTCGCTTAGCGGGTCTTCTGATACACAACTTCCTTATTTAGCTCCAAAACTTCGCAATCGAAgttgtgtcttcgacactttattctcaaggctccgatatgcatgaatacctataaaaacaagggaaaaactattaaacgatacataaaatgaatcaaaactcaATTATGAGAACATATACACAAAAGTTggaattttattacaaaaactataaaaatagaatcgataagtgtcacaattatatactcaaaatatcgatatTTTAGCACTTATCAGCAACATAGACTTATGCCAATACGTAAGAAGAGGTTGGATAATAAAGTGTTCGACCGTGGTCATTGACTGTGAACTTGGTCTATGAATGAGAAATTCCAGGTTACACATAGTTTTAACACCAAAGAATTTATTGTTGACATAGCAAAAAGATTGTGTAGCTGTAACTTTTGGGAGTTGGTAGGAATACCTTGTAGGCATATTGTAGTTGGTTTAAGTTATAGGAAACAAATACCTGATGAATTTGTTGATGAGTTCTATACAAGAGAAAAATATACACTTTTTTATGGATACTCTGTGTCACCTACCAATGGGCAGGATATGGGGAAAATGTCCAAGTGGATGAGTTACAACAAGGACCTGGTAGATCAAAAAAGGTAATGATATGAGAAAGTGGTGGGGAAGGTGCAAGGAAGAGAAGACATGGGGGTTGCATACCAGTGCACCAAATGCGATAAGTTTGATCATAATGCATTGACGTGTAAGAGCTTGACACAAGACCCCACTTCACTAAAAAGAAATGTATTTTGTATTGTGTTTATTTATTGATATGCATGTTACCTGAGATTGTATTTTGATTGTGTAGAGAAAGGTTAAAACCGAGAAAAAACCATAAGCTGCAGAGTCTCAACCAACATCTTCCATGCCAACTATGGAGCTAAGTGACAACCAAACATTTGCAGAGACTCAACCAACATGTGTCATGCAAACTATGGAGCTAACTGACAAGCCAACCCTGTAGAGACTCAACCAACATCTGTCATGCCAACTATGGAGCCAACTTAAAGCATTCCTGATATGGTGCAAAATCAGACTGAATCTTGTGTTATAGGCACAAGTCAACcacaagccaaaaaaaaaaaagaaagcaaaGTTACTGGTCCCTGCATGAAAGAGGATGAGTGGAAAAGTAAAATTGAGCTGGTTTAAAAAGCCAATTATAGGCCCAGGATCAAATGACCAACCAATTTCATTACCAGAACCTGAAGAAACAACAAATGCTCAAGATTCTAAGCTTGGAGTGTCCACTAGGTCTTTGAAGtcttggaaaaagaaaaaaaaatcatagaTTAAGTAGTTGTTATtgaattatgttttatttttttgccaATGTTAAAGACCTAAATGTAACATACCTATaatgtcatttttatttatgtaACTAATGTAACAGACCTATaatgtcatttttatttatgtttgtaCTGATGTACCAGAGGTAGTGCTAGTAGTGCTTATAACAGACATATAATGTTTGTACCGATGTATCAGAGATATGCCATTTTGTGCTTGAGTTAAAGTTATGCTGATAAGTTTGTGTTTGTACGGATATAAcaaatttatcttttttattcCTTATCTATGTAATCTCATATTTATGAAACGTGTTTATACCACTTCAACACAAAAACATGTAATCATGGAAACACTATTTATGAAGACACActaaataaaatgaaacacaaATTGCCTTTCCATTAAAACAAAATGCTGATACACTTAATTACATTAACTGATACACTTTTGAAATAACCCTTCATTACATTAACTGGTACACTTTTGAAATCATAACCCTAAATTACATAAACTTTAACACTATTGAAAACACTATTAGAAACAACATCCAGGACAAAGCAAGTGCAAGAGGCTAAAATCAAAACTCACTAACAGTACATAAAggttttgtatatttaactcTATAAGAAATTATTTCATTAAGTTGGTTAAGTTTTTGTTCTTAGTAATAATACACAATGAATGCGTGTTTATAGTGTTAAAATTTTGAACacactttcaattttttttttctctttctcttttatgtGTATGTAGTAAACATCAAATCTTGAACACTTTTGAAACTCAAGAATTTCAAGCTATATATACCACTTCTTAAAACTATACACATACGTAAGAGAAAAAAAAGACTTTAAGAGGGTGCTCTTCATCCATCAATATATACACGTACGGTGAATTTCCAAAATATTGAAAATGTAATTTTATTGGAGGAGTCGTGAGACATTTTTGAGAAAGGAACTCTAAAAAATACAATAGAATcgataggggtgggaataggccaggccggcctacaggggcctatagcctagcctacttaaggccataccaaacctatttaataaagaggccaggtttaggcttttttaaaagcctattttattaaataggccatgCTCCGGCTAATAAAAAAACTATAACGccttataggccgacctatattttcatatatattagagatatgcTAAATAAATTGGcccatgtatgcatatatattagaaaaaaagctAAATAGACTAGcctatgtatgcatatatattagaacaaaggctaaataggtTCGCTTATATATCCATATATAagccgacctataaggcttcttaagtaatatgaattaattgaaaactttaacgagatacaggcttttaaataggctttcaggtcatgccagacttttaaaaaggtcaggccAAACAAAAAAATTGAGCATATGATAGGCCATAGGCCAAACTTAGGCCTTTTAattttatcgtaggccaggctcaggccttctaaagcctagcccagcctagcctagcctatttccaacCTTAAGaatcgccaccgaactttatttatttcaaaaggaaagggaaaatatcgataagaCCCACGAAAGAGAATAAAAATGGTGTTCGCAACCAGATTAgagttcgggagtcggttatgcaaggaAAAAgaattagcacccctcacatctgttgtACTCACCAGACCCATTTAATTAGTTTTGAGCATGGTAAAGAACCACAAATTTGTTGGTTACTTTTAAAGAGTGATGCTTGAATCACATTGAGCGATTAAACATTGCTTGTTACTCATTTATGTAAAGGCTTTCGGAGTCACACACGATCAAAAAAAGAAGTTTGACTGGTTAAGTTGCTTTTAAAGGATAAAAGTGTCAAATGTCCAAGCTATATAACTTGTATTCAAACACTTAGGAAAAGGCAGGACATATGTCCATCTTGCCCGTTTAATTCGTTTATTGTGAAATAGTGAGACGAATTTAGTCATAACCCTTTAATAATGAGTGAGTATCAAATGACCAAGCTATACAGCTAATATTCAGATACTCGTGAGAAAGGTAGGACATAAGTCCAACTCGCTCGTTTACTGTTTATTGAGTTGAATTAAACTCACTTAATTAAGGTGCTTTAATTGGATGACAACTATTCAAATGATCAAGATATACAACTAGCATCCGAATAATTTAGGAAAAGGTAGGACATTTGTCCAACTCGTTCATTCAATCCATTTATTAGGAAAAAGATTTTTCGCGCACAAAACTTCTTGACGTTAGATCAAGTGTTTAATTGATTATGAAAAGAGTTAAGCTAAGAGGAGAAAAGATACTTGATGTTGGATCAAGCACTCGCGTTGcattcaattaaatttatttgaaaaataatttgacGTTGGATCaaacatttttaatttaaaaaaaaaagaatggttTTAGAGGTCAAACTATTCAATTAAATCATATCAATTAACCAAGAGGAATGAGTTTTATAATTTAGCAAAATTACTCAATTAGTAAAattgattaaatcaattaattaggTTGGGTAATGCTAACATGTGACCTTAGAGCTAAATGTGGAAATTGTTTCTTAAAAATTCTGCGTTATTTTCATTAAAAGAAACAAATTTCCTATATTTAGGTTTCTTAATATGTGCCATTGGGGCAGATGTTAGCTTTATCCTTAAGTTAATTATCAAAATTATcgattaaaaaattaattcaattagattaattaaacgaattaaaattaattaactatctaaatcaatattaattaattcatctCATTAACTAAacataaattgattttaaatgaaactaagaaaataaaaatgtgtGTTTAAGCTGTTCAATTGTTCAATTTCATAGTGCTATTTGCTGGCCATGTCTTCTTCCGAAGACGAATATATCTCAAATTGCAATGCAGTTTCTCAATAGAGTGTCATGTCATTGCCATGTCTTTTTTGTAATGTGGTTAGTCGAAAAACTTTAGGCATAAGTACGtaggaaaaaaaacataaaatgagTGAGGTATATATGTGGAATTTATTTAAGAATCTCAAATAGAGAATACCAAGTTTCATTAGTTTATGGCATATccttttcattaaaatattcatgGACTCCAATAGCGCCCTTGTCACCAACCATACATTGTGACCTTTTATCACTCACCATAACTAGGGACTAATTACAAGAATTGAACAATGAGAGCAAAGAAACAGTTACAAATATCACaatttttaatcaaatacattcatTGGTTGGGATAGGGATTGTTGTAGTAATACTGATGCCCAAATTGGCCTGTCACTGCAGAAACATGAGGATAAGGACCCTGTCCATTTGTTTGATAAGGAGGTGCAGCATATGTTGGTACTGCAGCACTTTGGGGGTAAGGAGGTGCAGCAGATGGTGGCACTTCAGCACTTTGGGGGTAAGGAGGTGCAGCATATGTTGGTACTGCAGCACTTTGGGGGTAAGGAGGTGCATCAGATGGTGGCACTGCAGCACTTTGGGGGTAAGGAGGTGCAGCATATGGTAGTACTGCCGCACTTTGAGGGTATGTATAACCATTTCGGGCACCATAattaacatcaacattttgaggcCGCACGTATCCAGGACCTGAAGTCATAGGTAGAACTGCCCTTGAAGCTACTCCTCCAGGCAAAGGTGGCCGACTCTGCGAATCAGCGTATTTTACAGTCATACTTCCCTCCTGCAATCAAACAAAAACATTACATTGTGTAATAGCTTCAATCACTGACCAATTCTTGCCTATCATAAAAAGTTCCAATACATCTCTTTAAACATTTGCTTACATGAAGATCATTGTAATCTATGGCCTTCTTTGCAGCCTCTACTGTCTTGTACGTAACAAATCCATATCGACTAcagttgaaaataaaataacaatgtTACTAAAAAAACCAGGTACAAAAATTACCAACAATAACTACTATATATCCAATTAAAGCATGTTACTACTTTTTCCATTCTCCAATTGGATTCTTGCATACAATTGCTTCCTCTATTTCACCATGCATCTTAAATTTGTCGCACAGGTTTTCATTTGTAAAAATTGGTGGTAAGTTTCCAATAAAAAGCTTCCTGTGCGAAACTCGTTGGCCATCATCAGCTAGACGACATGCAACCGATGCCCCCTGAAACcaaaaaatcaagtattcatattTCCATGCACAATGTATCAGTTTGCTCAAATTCTAACGCAAACACAGTCACTATATCTTACATCAATAACAATCTTAGGTTTGCTCAATGCATTATTAACTGATTGAATATCTTTGTAAGTGACAAATCCATAGCCCTTGGATTTTCCCGTGACTCTATCACGAATCACAATTGCATTCTCAATTTCTCCATACTCTTGAAATTTCTGAAAAGAAGAATACCATATCAAGAAGTAATCTTTAGAGTCTTTGATCTTAAGATTACAATGAGATGTACTCACCTGTCTCAAAGTAGATGTTTCTGTAACGTAGTTCAAGCTGCTAACGAAAATCTTTCGATCGAAAGCCGCAACATAAGGAGCTGCAATAGTTTTGATTTGTTCTGCAATAGAAGGATTTTGACACCCTCTTTATGTGTCAACATGCACACTGTTAATCACTGATACGCCATTGAATGCAGTGTAAGaattaagaaagaagaaaaggagTGAATAATGGAGACTCACAGTTTAGAAAGAAGATCAACAAGTTGAGGTTTAGGAATACATTCAACGAGACTTCGAATCTCTATATTGGAAGAAGATTCACTTTTGTTTTCTGTCTCCTCCAATTTTCTCTtcttcacgttttccatttcttTTCTTGCTCTTCTTTACTGGATCTTTTCGTAATTCTACCTTTTTCGTATCCTCTATTTAAATAGAAGTATACTTGCTTATCATATATAAATAGAAGTATACTTATAAGATAAAATGCTATAGTCTTATTTTCTTGGTCATGCTTtcccttatttttatttataaaatttatttatattaaaatgaaaatatatcgTTACTTATAAATAGGTCTTACATTTCAATGGTAGTTGAAGAATTGAGATCTCTTAATTTAGATtcagtttgttttgttttttttttcttttaaatgatttttatagtgttacataattttatataattttttttataattttgaaaatatttcaaatagattttgataaaaatcatttttgaaatacaatatttttttaaaaattgcaattttaactaagttataagatgtcaaaattagtgtttcattttaaataaaaaaatttgtaatattttgaagaacacaaaattttattattaaaaatactaaGAAAAAAATTCATTCTTTTAAAGCTAAAATAAACGGGTCCTTAATTTATACAAAAGATAAACATAAAATATAGAGTGAAAACCCTTTTTGATCCTtcacaaaaattatataattcaaattagtccttcacaataaaatagattcgatttaatcccttataaaatttaaccggaccatattagtctttttattaatattagtatCAAACCAGTTTTTACTTAGTTTTAAACCGTGACGGTACTATCACGTTGAATTTTTTTTGGTAGTACCGATGAACCAGATGGCCGCGACGAATCTCCGGGCGACTTTCCTTTTAGTCGATCGTGAGTGGTCTGTTGTCGTCCTTATTATAGTCCTAAAATGTATTAGTAGAAATCAGTGGAATTAATAATGAATGTACATTGACTTAATGATAAAGATACATGGGAATTAGTGTTCTTGacgatgattttttttttggagtaCATGCACATGTTTTCTTAATGGATTTTGATGAGTAAAATAAATGAGTTTTTTATTGCTATCTGATTGGTGCAGGAAGTTGGGGTATTTATttgcatatatatattttttggtttatcaccaccggtataGTTCGATTCAGGGGTCAGttttggcatcaagtggttccagtcCCCTCCCGattgcagttgcgggggatcgaaccgtggtcctccctaccaagctcagcgccaatcaccactgaaccaactaacgattggttattAGCATATTTTTTTACATAGAAATTTCAGTAAAATCAAAAACCTATCATTTTCTAAACTTTAATATGGTATAAAGTAGGGTGGAGATCGGTTCAGATAAGATCGGGGTTCGGGCGCAAAACCTCAATCCAATCTAATTTTTGAGTGACATACATTAGCGCAATTCCGACAAGTTAAACTATTGATTTTTTCGGGTTTAGGTTGAAATAGATTTGGGTAATTGGACCGGTTTATTTCAATagatttttttctacttttttaaaTTCTTATTAACAAGCTAGTAATTTGATCATTCAAATTTCAAGTCCAATTACAACataatatgaattttattttagttttaaaaatgacaaaatcgacagtttttttttttaaaatctattgATTATTTGGATAAAAAAGCTAATAACTATTGGCAAAATGGGGCTATTTTGAGCCATTTTAATTTATCCTTCTAAGGATCAATAAACATAATAGACTGATATTCCAAGGATTACATGAACATAATAGACATATAGGCTCTGTTTAGTAAAATTAGCGGTTTGGTGATAAGATAGCTTATAGCCGATGGCTGATGAttgatgactgatggctgatggctgatgactgataggtGATAAACTAATTAAAGTATTTGGTAAAATTAAGTTAACTAGCTGATAAATGTAACatgacataaaaataaatttattaattaataattaaatgcacatttaaaataatcaaaattcataaaggtattaatggaagaaaaaatgataagatataagctaaaacgctatttaaaatagcgtctgaaaaataagctataagctagtaaataagctataagctcttGATGTAAAAACTGTTACCAAACACGTCTTTTATTATCAtacgagcttataagctataagctcaaaatatGGCTTGCCAAACAAAGCCATATAGTTGTCCATCATCCAACACACTATCATTGTTGGAACATGATATGcagtaaattaaatttattaaaaattcataaataaagtAACATGACAAGCCTAGATAAAATAACACAACCAACATAAATTATAACTTCTTTCCATCATTATACTTCCACCACCTGAGTTTATGTTCACCAAAAGGGCATCTTCAACAAATCAACTCATCCATTACTCATCATTTGTTGCAAATTTCTGCACTAGAGTTATAacaaacactacaaaaaaaactcAGTTTTACCAGGTGAAAACCACCCCGCAAGTACGAATATCACCCTGCAACGCAACAGTTGCGAGGTGAGCTAGCCACTTCGCAAAAACGTTAGTCGCAACTGTTTGCAAAGGGATATCCACCCCGCAAATTTGCCAGGTACTTTTCACCCCGCAACGTTGCGAGGTGAGAAACACCCCGCAAACACGCTTTCCAAGAGGTACAGCTCATTTGGTCAGTTGAGTCAGAGCAGGTGAAATAGGTGATTCTGCATTGTGTTTTTCACCCCGCAACTTTGCTAGGTGTATTGCACCCCGCAAACACGCTATCTAATATGTACTTACAACTTCGTTCAGTGTGACACAAATGATCCAGTTGTATGTTAGACAACTTGCGGGGTGATAGTCACCTAgcaatatttgaatatttaatatTTGCAGGGTGTATTTCACCTGGCAAATATTTTAACATTTCCTTGTTTATTGCATGCTGCAAATTGTAACGtatatagtaaaaaaaaattatattattctaaatatttagaataatataaatataataaataattaaaattcaattttttttaaaaatactaaatttatagttaattctaaatatttaaattcatacttaatattaaaaagtttataattaatataaagaaatacatatttaatataaagaaacatgattaatccaaaatatttaaattcaaaataatattcacTTAGGATCTGGGTCGTCCGCATTATTTTCGTTTTCTTCATCATTCTCGTCTACTACTCCCTGGTTACCAACCGCTCCAAATCCACCACCACCATATTTTTGTCGAAAGAATTGTTGCATTTGTTGCATTTGTTGTTGCATttgttgttgtatttgttgttgcacttgttgttgaatttgttgttgtgtaAGCATCATTTGCTCTTGTGAAAGTCTCAATGCTTCCTCCAACTCCATTTGTTTTTTTCTCAATGTTTTATTTTCACGTGCTGCTTCACTCTGAGCTagttg
The Vicia villosa cultivar HV-30 ecotype Madison, WI linkage group LG6, Vvil1.0, whole genome shotgun sequence genome window above contains:
- the LOC131614951 gene encoding UBP1-associated protein 2C-like; translation: MENVKKRKLEETENKSESSSNIEIRSLVECIPKPQLVDLLSKLGCQNPSIAEQIKTIAAPYVAAFDRKIFVSSLNYVTETSTLRQKFQEYGEIENAIVIRDRVTGKSKGYGFVTYKDIQSVNNALSKPKIVIDGASVACRLADDGQRVSHRKLFIGNLPPIFTNENLCDKFKMHGEIEEAIVCKNPIGEWKNRYGFVTYKTVEAAKKAIDYNDLHEGSMTVKYADSQSRPPLPGGVASRAVLPMTSGPGYVRPQNVDVNYGARNGYTYPQSAAVLPYAAPPYPQSAAVPPSDAPPYPQSAAVPTYAAPPYPQSAEVPPSAAPPYPQSAAVPTYAAPPYQTNGQGPYPHVSAVTGQFGHQYYYNNPYPNQ